One stretch of Bacteroidota bacterium DNA includes these proteins:
- a CDS encoding glycosyltransferase family 39 protein gives MPWKKYGWSTTVLTCFVAAMHIYFFSAALVQRSYLTDDSIQYLTIAENLTVSGEFSQSFSEPLVEDLQRTPGYPVFLVLLGRSPFWILLLQHLMVLAAAWLIYRIGLDLYGPKIAASGAKLYLMQPYPVIFASYILSEVPFVFCLLVAVWAYLRFWKGAGLGMLTVALTMLSIASFLRPVALPLLVIAAPLAMVKSFRLQQQRVPQLLAALILPILLVGPWMWRNQQLSGRLAFSTMGEMGMLHGRLGGLEAWRTGKELHEHSFYMAGDSVSAQNMPLTDLRSYPQGKQTHETEMLAPGMTGLTVDFFLKHPWDAFRFEVWTIWQMFKGLGYGWAMELTHSAGMAMLAAGLQLICNALILTGMALAVIRRREWAGAEGLVFGALIVMLLVSSAVWADGRYRMVMDPLILVLAMFTLRRQERIHASETVFAVAMEP, from the coding sequence TTGCCGTGGAAAAAATACGGGTGGAGCACCACCGTTTTGACCTGCTTCGTGGCAGCCATGCACATCTATTTTTTTTCGGCAGCGTTGGTGCAACGATCCTACTTGACCGACGATTCCATTCAATATCTGACGATTGCTGAAAATCTGACGGTTTCTGGCGAATTCAGCCAAAGTTTTTCGGAACCACTTGTTGAAGACTTGCAAAGAACGCCTGGATATCCCGTTTTTCTGGTTTTGCTGGGAAGGTCACCCTTTTGGATTTTGCTCCTGCAGCATTTGATGGTGCTTGCCGCTGCCTGGCTGATTTACCGAATTGGATTGGATCTCTACGGCCCCAAAATCGCGGCTTCGGGCGCAAAGCTCTATCTGATGCAGCCCTATCCGGTGATTTTTGCGAGCTATATTCTGAGCGAAGTACCTTTTGTTTTTTGCTTGCTCGTCGCGGTTTGGGCCTATTTGAGATTTTGGAAGGGTGCAGGCCTTGGGATGCTGACCGTCGCCTTGACGATGCTCAGCATCGCCAGTTTTTTGCGGCCTGTTGCATTGCCATTGCTCGTCATTGCAGCGCCGTTGGCAATGGTAAAAAGCTTTCGACTTCAGCAACAAAGGGTGCCACAATTGCTTGCTGCATTGATACTTCCAATTTTGCTCGTAGGTCCGTGGATGTGGCGAAATCAGCAGCTTTCAGGTCGGTTAGCATTCAGCACGATGGGTGAAATGGGGATGTTGCACGGCCGTCTCGGTGGTTTGGAGGCATGGCGTACGGGAAAGGAGCTTCACGAACATTCGTTCTACATGGCCGGCGATAGCGTTTCGGCCCAAAACATGCCTTTGACGGATCTGAGAAGCTATCCTCAAGGCAAACAAACGCATGAAACAGAAATGCTTGCCCCGGGAATGACAGGTCTGACCGTTGATTTTTTTCTAAAGCACCCGTGGGATGCGTTTCGATTTGAAGTCTGGACCATTTGGCAAATGTTCAAAGGGCTCGGTTATGGTTGGGCCATGGAATTGACGCATTCGGCAGGAATGGCTATGCTCGCGGCGGGATTACAGCTGATTTGTAATGCCTTGATCTTGACGGGCATGGCGCTTGCTGTGATCAGACGAAGGGAATGGGCTGGGGCAGAAGGGCTGGTTTTTGGGGCATTGATCGTGATGCTTTTGGTCTCCTCCGCTGTATGGGCCGATGGGAGGTACCGCATGGTCATGGATCCGCTCATTCTAGTGCTTGCCATGTTTACCCTTCGTAGGCAAGAACGAATCCATGCTTCAGAAACAGTTTTTGCAGTTGCAATGGAACCTTAA
- a CDS encoding SDR family oxidoreductase: MKDKVVLITGASSGIGRALALKFAKEGSRVMLGARSIAQLAEVGEEIRKAGGTANWASLDVTQQSDCERFISETLKIYGKVDILINNAGISMRALFQDLDVEVIERVMQVNFFGTVYCTRAAIDQIVKNQGSIVGISSIAGFRGLPGRTGYSASKFAMHGFLEALRTELLKKNVHVLLACPGFTESNIRKVALKGDGSQQSETPLNEDKLMSAEEVAAHIYRAVTRRKRTLVLTGQGRLTVFMNKWFPKFMDKMVYNHFAKEPDSPLK; encoded by the coding sequence GTGAAAGACAAAGTTGTACTCATCACCGGAGCATCAAGTGGCATTGGCCGGGCGCTTGCGCTGAAGTTTGCCAAGGAAGGCAGTCGGGTCATGTTGGGAGCGCGCAGCATCGCACAATTGGCAGAGGTCGGAGAGGAGATCCGGAAGGCTGGCGGCACCGCTAACTGGGCAAGTCTGGATGTGACGCAACAGTCAGATTGTGAAAGATTTATATCGGAAACCCTCAAGATCTACGGGAAGGTTGACATCCTCATCAACAATGCTGGAATTTCCATGCGCGCCTTGTTTCAAGACCTGGATGTCGAGGTGATCGAGCGGGTCATGCAGGTGAATTTCTTCGGTACAGTTTATTGTACACGGGCGGCGATCGATCAGATTGTGAAGAACCAAGGTTCGATTGTCGGGATTTCATCCATCGCCGGCTTCAGGGGTTTGCCGGGCCGGACGGGTTATAGTGCATCCAAATTTGCGATGCATGGATTTTTGGAGGCCCTGCGCACCGAGCTGCTCAAGAAAAATGTTCATGTCCTGTTGGCATGTCCCGGCTTTACAGAGAGCAACATTCGCAAGGTTGCCTTGAAAGGCGATGGTTCACAGCAATCTGAAACACCGCTCAACGAAGACAAGCTGATGTCTGCAGAGGAGGTCGCAGCGCACATTTACCGGGCTGTCACCCGTCGTAAGCGTACCCTTGTCTTGACCGGCCAAGGAAGGCTTACTGTATTCATGAACAAGTGGTTCCCCAAATTCATGGACAAAATGGTTTACAACCATTTCGCCAAGGAGCCCGATTCGCCATTGAAATAG
- a CDS encoding WYL domain-containing protein — protein sequence MAEADYKGKLLRLFREIMLLTKSPFGLSINDLVEKLGVTYRTVYRDLELLEQVGFFPEEISKGKYVIRGLDSEVQKFEKNLQFSAEEAGILAQALASIPESNPMKKVIAEKMLAFSGMEDVLKVIVKSDISRNMEKLATAIRERRQVRFHNYHSANSSSIKSRRVEPYAFSADGVFVKGFEHGPNVTKTYKIERIEEVSLLDENWKFEIFHDTEVKPDIFGINGGESQTVKLRLSMRAAHLLQEEFPLSAPHIYKEDYKHYLFEAHCNSFIAIGRFILGLIDEIEVLEPAALIEHLNERIAKRRL from the coding sequence ATGGCTGAAGCAGACTACAAAGGCAAATTGCTACGCTTGTTTCGGGAGATCATGCTCCTGACAAAGTCTCCGTTTGGGCTGAGCATCAATGACTTGGTCGAAAAGCTTGGAGTGACTTATCGCACGGTCTACCGCGACTTGGAATTGCTGGAGCAGGTTGGCTTTTTTCCGGAGGAAATTTCGAAGGGGAAATATGTGATCCGTGGACTCGACAGCGAAGTGCAGAAGTTTGAGAAAAACCTGCAATTCTCCGCCGAAGAAGCTGGAATTCTTGCGCAGGCGCTTGCCTCGATTCCCGAAAGCAATCCGATGAAAAAGGTGATTGCCGAGAAGATGTTGGCATTTTCGGGCATGGAGGATGTATTGAAGGTCATTGTCAAAAGTGACATCAGCCGCAACATGGAAAAGTTGGCGACGGCGATCCGTGAACGTCGGCAGGTGCGATTTCACAATTACCACAGTGCAAATTCGTCGAGCATCAAATCCAGGAGGGTTGAACCGTACGCGTTTTCCGCAGATGGTGTATTTGTGAAAGGTTTTGAGCATGGCCCAAACGTCACCAAGACCTACAAAATCGAGCGCATCGAAGAGGTTTCCTTGCTGGATGAAAACTGGAAGTTTGAGATTTTTCATGATACCGAAGTCAAGCCAGATATTTTCGGAATCAATGGTGGCGAATCGCAAACCGTGAAGTTGCGTTTGAGCATGCGCGCTGCGCACCTGCTACAGGAAGAATTTCCGCTGTCTGCACCACATATATATAAGGAGGATTACAAACACTACCTCTTTGAAGCCCATTGCAACAGCTTCATCGCCATTGGCAGGTTTATCTTGGGTTTGATCGATGAAATCGAGGTGCTGGAGCCGGCAGCTTTGATTGAGCATCTCAACGAACGAATCGCCAAAAGGCGGCTCTAG
- a CDS encoding DUF4878 domain-containing protein, producing the protein MSNLGANPMKEEFEIKDVKEDGNYATVIYDQGDETGKVLQLREDEGKWVVVMSKTDFGGGTKTDTDEPDNAVDGTDSEEKVVPAIKYEAYREGKSAQQTAEAFMKALEFGNYDAAMRYGSQSTSDMLEYQKSMAALDDDKKSEVKKEIKRVEEDGDFAKAYYTEEGKKDEKVLKLGKDDKGNWEVIMTKSEMEEAE; encoded by the coding sequence ATGTCCAATCTCGGCGCAAATCCGATGAAGGAGGAGTTTGAAATCAAGGATGTCAAGGAAGACGGGAATTATGCGACGGTGATCTATGATCAGGGGGATGAAACAGGCAAAGTGCTGCAATTGCGCGAAGACGAAGGCAAATGGGTCGTCGTGATGAGTAAAACGGATTTCGGAGGAGGCACCAAAACGGATACCGACGAACCTGACAACGCGGTGGACGGCACAGATTCGGAAGAAAAGGTGGTTCCCGCGATCAAATATGAGGCCTACCGCGAAGGTAAATCAGCCCAACAAACGGCTGAAGCTTTCATGAAAGCGTTGGAATTCGGGAATTACGACGCTGCGATGCGTTACGGTTCCCAAAGCACCAGCGATATGCTGGAGTATCAGAAATCGATGGCTGCACTCGACGACGACAAAAAGTCGGAGGTGAAGAAAGAGATCAAACGCGTGGAGGAAGACGGAGATTTTGCCAAGGCCTACTATACCGAGGAAGGCAAAAAGGATGAAAAAGTCCTCAAATTGGGCAAGGACGACAAAGGGAATTGGGAAGTGATCATGACCAAGTCAGAAATGGAAGAGGCTGAATAA
- a CDS encoding DUF4878 domain-containing protein, whose amino-acid sequence MYARLKFAVFLLPMLVLVLNGCSSDPQKKGPKETAEAFLKAMQFGDFEKAKTFCSEGTAQNLTMVENVQSRRKSDEGGV is encoded by the coding sequence ATGTACGCACGACTCAAATTTGCCGTTTTCCTTTTGCCAATGCTGGTGCTCGTTTTGAATGGTTGCAGCAGCGATCCACAGAAAAAAGGCCCCAAGGAGACAGCCGAAGCCTTTTTGAAAGCCATGCAGTTTGGCGATTTTGAAAAGGCCAAGACCTTTTGTTCAGAGGGTACCGCACAAAACTTGACGATGGTCGAAAATGTCCAATCTCGGCGCAAATCCGATGAAGGAGGAGTTTGA